Below is a genomic region from Clostridiales bacterium.
TCTTTTGCAAAATCCTGCAAGCGTTATAATGCCCCGTAGTCAAAAAATCGGTCAAGACATTGTTGCTGTTGCTGGCGCAGATTAGCTTGTTTATGGGCAATCCCATTTGCTTTGCGTAAAAGCCCGCCAAAATATTGCCAAAGTTTCCGCTGGGCACCGCGAAATTAATGGTTTCGCCCTCTTTTATCTCGCCCGCTTCCAGCAAGTCAAGATAAGTTGAAAAATAATATATTATTTGGGGCAGCAGCCGCCCCCAATTGATTGAGTTTGCCGAAGACAGCAAATATCCCGCTTCTTTAAATTTTTGGACGCATTCAGGGTCGCAAAAAATCTTCTTTACCATGGTTTGCGCGTCGTCAAAATTGCCTACTATCCCTAAGGGCAAAACATTATCGCCGTCTTGGATCATCATTTGATATTTTTGATGTTCTGAAACATTATCGGTGGGGTATAACACGGCGATTTTAATGCCAGCGACATTTTTAAAACCCTCAAGCGCCGCTTTGCCGGTGTCGCCGCTGGTAGCTGTCAATATCAAAATATTTTCTTTGATATCGGCTTTTTGCTTGGATTTTTGCATAAGCTCGGGCAAAAGCGTAAGCGCCACATCCTTAAAAGCGCAAGTAGGCCCGTGCCAAAGCTCCAAAACATAAACCGAGTCGTCAAGCTTTATTAATGGCGCGACTATATTATCCTCAAATCTAGATATGGACTTAGCGGCGCATTGGCTTAATTCGTCATCGG
It encodes:
- a CDS encoding threonine synthase, which gives rise to DDELSQCAAKSISRFEDNIVAPLIKLDDSVYVLELWHGPTCAFKDVALTLLPELMQKSKQKADIKENILILTATSGDTGKAALEGFKNVAGIKIAVLYPTDNVSEHQKYQMMIQDGDNVLPLGIVGNFDDAQTMVKKIFCDPECVQKFKEAGYLLSSANSINWGRLLPQIIYYFSTYLDLLEAGEIKEGETINFAVPSGNFGNILAGFYAKQMGLPINKLICASNSNNVLTDFLTTGHYNACRILQKTISPSMDILISSNTERLIFEVSARNDKLTSQRMKALFESGEYVLTEDELAAVKNSFFADYANDIQTKETLHNVYLEKDYLCDPHTAVAVAVYNSYLLSEDDHKKTVIVSTASPFKFARDVLIALNYSAPEDDQKAILKLQSKTGIGAPGAILSAFDKPVLHNEVLEKDKITQRLLDFIK